A DNA window from Legionella sp. MW5194 contains the following coding sequences:
- a CDS encoding polyprenyl synthetase family protein, which yields MTVNRLRALVNDDFNAVNDLIIDKIQSQIGLIDDLSTHIVQSGGKRLRPLLVLLASHACGYEGREHITLAAMIEFFHTATLLHDDVVDESTLRRGRETANEIWGSKASILVGDYLFTQSVQLMVSVNSWPVIRLLADTSHKISCGEVKQLVNRHNAAISIEDYLDVIRGKTALLFAAAAAIGALLSGAGDTIEKSLYAYGLHLGNAFQLIDDALDYCSDANTIGKNIGDDLADGKATMPLIHALKQGTPAQKQLIEKSLREGNLSNLDGILEAIRATKAIEYTQQYAAQEIDQALSALHILPHSIYKEALTDLALFAIQRQH from the coding sequence ATGACGGTAAACCGTTTACGAGCCCTGGTTAATGACGATTTTAATGCGGTCAATGATCTGATTATTGATAAAATCCAATCCCAGATTGGGTTAATCGATGATTTGTCGACCCATATTGTTCAAAGTGGTGGCAAACGTTTACGTCCTCTGCTGGTATTATTAGCCAGCCATGCCTGCGGTTATGAGGGTCGTGAGCACATCACCCTGGCAGCCATGATTGAATTTTTCCATACGGCAACCCTTTTGCATGACGATGTGGTGGATGAATCGACCCTTCGGCGCGGACGGGAAACAGCCAATGAGATCTGGGGCAGTAAAGCCAGTATACTGGTCGGTGATTATCTGTTTACCCAATCCGTGCAACTCATGGTGAGTGTCAACAGTTGGCCGGTTATCCGGCTTTTAGCCGACACGTCGCACAAAATCAGCTGCGGAGAAGTCAAACAACTGGTTAACCGTCACAATGCCGCCATTTCCATTGAGGATTACCTCGATGTGATTCGCGGCAAAACCGCCCTGCTGTTCGCAGCCGCCGCAGCCATTGGCGCGCTGTTGAGCGGTGCCGGTGATACCATTGAAAAAAGTCTGTACGCCTATGGTCTTCATCTGGGCAATGCCTTCCAGCTCATTGATGACGCGCTGGATTACTGCTCAGACGCCAACACCATTGGCAAGAACATTGGCGATGATTTGGCGGATGGCAAAGCCACCATGCCATTGATTCACGCTTTAAAACAAGGAACGCCAGCGCAAAAGCAGCTCATCGAAAAGAGCCTGCGCGAAGGCAACCTCAGTAATCTCGACGGCATTCTGGAGGCCATTAGAGCCACCAAAGCCATCGAATACACCCAGCAATACGCCGCGCAGGAAATCGATCAGGCACTGAGTGCCCTGCATATTCTGCCCCATTCAATTTATAAAGAGGCTTTAACGGATTTGGCGCTGTTTGCCATTCAACGTCAACATTAA
- a CDS encoding PIN domain-containing protein, translated as MGHFTVLYDANVLYPAPLRDILIQLATTRLYRAKWSNRIHEEWIRNVLKNRSDISREQLEKIKNLMDSSVLDCLVENYEDIEGGLQLPDSNDKHILAAAIVSSCDVIVTFNIKDFPSKELDKYAIETQHPDGF; from the coding sequence ATGGGGCATTTTACTGTTTTGTATGATGCAAATGTCCTTTATCCTGCCCCTCTGCGTGATATTTTAATCCAGTTGGCAACAACCAGATTATATAGAGCAAAGTGGTCTAATCGAATTCATGAGGAATGGATTAGAAATGTTTTAAAGAATCGTTCGGATATCTCCAGAGAGCAATTGGAAAAAATAAAAAATTTAATGGATAGTTCAGTTTTAGATTGTCTTGTTGAAAATTATGAGGACATTGAGGGAGGACTACAGCTTCCCGATTCAAATGATAAACATATTTTAGCTGCTGCAATTGTATCTAGCTGTGACGTAATTGTTACTTTTAACATTAAAGACTTTCCATCGAAAGAATTAGATAAATATGCGATTGAAACCCAACATCCAGATGGTTTTTAA
- a CDS encoding helix-turn-helix domain-containing protein, whose translation MNNCAMEIKPPSRQDRGIAKKSFQQIKDMSRISKKNAILNLNGLQVELPPSAVKLVFAILSEMAQGNSLTLIPSHTHLTTQEAADMLNVSRPYFVKLLEEGKIPFEKVGTRRRVLASDVMAFMDKSSREREKTLQELVDQTQSLNMGY comes from the coding sequence ATGAATAATTGCGCAATGGAAATTAAGCCACCCAGCAGACAAGACAGGGGAATAGCTAAAAAATCTTTTCAGCAAATTAAAGATATGAGTAGAATTTCCAAAAAAAATGCAATATTAAATTTAAATGGTTTACAGGTCGAATTACCACCTTCAGCCGTTAAATTAGTGTTTGCAATCCTTAGTGAGATGGCACAGGGAAATTCACTTACTTTAATACCCTCCCATACCCATTTAACTACTCAAGAAGCTGCTGATATGTTAAACGTTTCACGTCCTTACTTTGTTAAATTATTAGAAGAAGGCAAAATTCCTTTTGAGAAAGTTGGCACTCGTCGTCGAGTTCTTGCAAGTGATGTGATGGCATTTATGGATAAATCATCAAGAGAGCGTGAAAAAACCCTTCAAGAACTGGTGGATCAAACGCAATCATTGAATATGGGATATTGA